Proteins encoded by one window of Candidatus Woesearchaeota archaeon:
- a CDS encoding DUF134 domain-containing protein, protein MPRPRHRRRISFDPEATFFKPAGVPMRELEEITIEPDELEVLRLKDFLGLDQKDAADMMEISQPTFHRTLLVARKKVSQALVEGKAIVLKKTN, encoded by the coding sequence ATGCCAAGACCAAGACATAGAAGAAGAATAAGCTTTGATCCAGAAGCAACTTTCTTCAAGCCTGCAGGAGTTCCGATGAGAGAACTAGAAGAGATTACTATAGAACCAGATGAGCTTGAAGTTCTGCGACTTAAAGATTTTCTTGGATTAGACCAAAAAGACGCAGCAGATATGATGGAGATATCTCAACCAACTTTTCACAGAACATTATTAGTTGCTAGAAAAAAGGTTTCTCAGGCATTAGTAGAAGGAAAAGCAATAGTTCTTAAAAAAACAAACTAG
- a CDS encoding DUF5320 domain-containing protein: MPGFDGTGPEGKGPKTGRKLGRCTDKEDQNEIQKGQGLRRGLRRRQQQN, translated from the coding sequence ATGCCAGGATTTGATGGAACAGGACCTGAAGGAAAAGGACCTAAAACAGGAAGAAAATTAGGAAGATGCACAGATAAAGAAGACCAGAATGAAATACAAAAAGGACAAGGACTAAGAAGAGGCCTTAGAAGAAGACAACAACAAAATTAA
- a CDS encoding rhomboid family intramembrane serine protease: protein MKTEIQSESKFLWKFIGLLLLTPATLILMLFGKRKPKDLFAPFKYLYQFIFEPKFTITLIIINIAVFIISLFLPEQTLLSLIQYPADLLIRPYTLITAGFLHAGIAHLLGNMLALFIFGRVLERKIGAGKTATIYFGALIISGIFTSIINLYILENNTPGLGASGAIMGLVAAAILIEPFYFTYELIFPLPIMVVGWLTIWLDIIGILNPSADGIGHFAHLGGFLSVAILSFVIGIESKTKMKKGLIINLISLAILIIIYYVSIK from the coding sequence ATGAAAACAGAAATACAATCCGAAAGCAAATTCCTCTGGAAATTCATAGGACTTCTACTACTAACGCCAGCAACTCTTATACTTATGCTCTTTGGAAAAAGAAAACCAAAAGATCTTTTTGCTCCATTTAAATATCTATACCAATTCATATTTGAACCAAAATTCACAATAACACTAATAATCATAAACATAGCAGTTTTCATAATCTCATTGTTTCTTCCAGAACAAACCCTGCTCAGCTTGATACAATACCCTGCAGATTTACTGATAAGACCTTATACCTTAATAACAGCAGGATTTTTGCATGCAGGTATAGCACATCTTCTTGGGAACATGCTCGCATTATTCATATTCGGAAGAGTTCTTGAAAGAAAAATAGGTGCAGGAAAAACAGCAACAATATATTTTGGAGCACTCATAATTTCAGGAATATTCACATCAATAATAAACCTTTATATCCTAGAAAATAACACGCCAGGATTAGGAGCAAGCGGCGCAATAATGGGCTTAGTTGCAGCAGCAATACTTATAGAGCCATTCTATTTTACATATGAATTAATATTTCCTCTGCCAATAATGGTTGTAGGTTGGCTAACAATATGGCTGGACATAATAGGAATACTCAATCCTTCAGCAGACGGAATAGGACACTTCGCGCATCTAGGAGGATTCTTATCAGTAGCAATACTGTCATTTGTTATAGGCATAGAAAGCAAAACTAAAATGAAAAAAGGCCTAATAATAAACCTAATATCTTTAGCGATACTTATAATAATATATTACGTATCAATCAAATAA
- a CDS encoding HU family DNA-binding protein, which yields MNKAELVEAVAKETGFTKADAERALEATMKTVYKAAKKAPVQLVGFGTFKFSKRKARTGVNPATGAKLKIPAKTVFVFKGSKNPKY from the coding sequence ATGAACAAAGCAGAATTAGTAGAAGCAGTAGCAAAAGAAACTGGATTTACAAAAGCGGATGCTGAAAGAGCACTTGAAGCAACAATGAAAACTGTATACAAAGCAGCTAAAAAAGCTCCTGTACAACTAGTAGGATTTGGAACTTTCAAGTTTTCAAAGAGAAAAGCTAGAACGGGCGTTAATCCAGCAACTGGAGCTAAATTAAAAATTCCAGCAAAGACTGTTTTCGTCTTTAAAGGAAGTAAAAACCCAAAATATTAA